GTGCTGCGCCTGTACGGCTTGTGCCGCTGCGAGGACGCCTGCTACGGCCTGGTCATGGAGTACATGGAGAACGGGAGCCTGCACCGGCTCTTCCGCCTGGTTAGGCCCCTGCCCTGGGCCCTCAGGTTCCGCGTCCTGCACGAGGTCACGCTGGGCATGAACCGGCTGCACAGCCTGAGCCCGCCGCTCCTGCACCTCGACCT
The DNA window shown above is from Rhinatrema bivittatum unplaced genomic scaffold, aRhiBiv1.1, whole genome shotgun sequence and carries:
- the LOC115082463 gene encoding receptor-interacting serine/threonine-protein kinase 4-like → MLSATSIDHVLRLYGLCRCEDACYGLVMEYMENGSLHRLFRLVRPLPWALRFRVLHEVTLGMNRLHSLSPPLLHLDLKPQNVLLNEDLHIKVWEERSSDSA